The following are encoded in a window of Brevinematales bacterium genomic DNA:
- a CDS encoding relaxase domain-containing protein, with translation MVSIGMPYENYKDYEQDTYHLKGVESNDILLMGSLYKELELSKMDDKVFRRLALGESMDGTPLVQTAVKNTHEKNGREIFNAAHRPGTDFTFSPHKSVSLAALLSPDPAVRQAVREAHDKAVASVAKYIEKNLIQVRDVRTYIDVNGNPQKVTKRINTGNMIAAAITHYISRDNDPQLHTHLVIFNLTKVPETTKFGFNFKAIANEKLFKNRTLLNNLYDNELSHQLQKHGFETGRIKNRYASLKVDEKAIEYYSKRRHAIEIKAEQIKKDYPNASYGQRLMKAALMTRREKGEDGLDLPGMITKWQADIEKNGFIIDPARQAEPAKLQYTPRQYIKYAIKNIFEHESTFTQQDVLNQASRLSAGQASLSSLISAWEKMVEKNTQVREEKLTKDNILLGELLGEKVYTTKEVFQEEKKIIRIAKELHKSAMPVVSKLYIDQELERKAELAKLSNQSGLTKGQKNAVRKILDGSRITLVQGDAGTGKTTMVKTVADILSKHSRKGIIGLSYTGKAAYELYRNGGIDSMTIDSFHRKPDIKLDNKIVIVDESSMLSSKAFLKVLDRITPTTKIVLIGDYKQLQSIGPGNTFDNLRKTVGSAIMNEIIRQKPNPSYLEVAARMSRLDSEKAFAKMKDMGALVETTNDNYIGKIVKDYMADRNAVIVTPANTDKQDINIAIREKLAAKGILRNEHEYELLHQKLITKTEQLMYGYYQEGDVIRFNTSIPGQKAGDVETIKDAQIDKLVTVDKHGHEHSRRYTDIANNVNVFERQIIKLATGDSVISTMNSHKMGVKNGEQWTVKKIEGDVITLKHEDKIVKVNAKEYQFLDYGYCVTNYKSQGLTADRVVAYFDSAKDQLNSFNSIYVAITRGRQDLKVYSNDFGTLLEQAKDVRLKESVRDVDKKIWEEKNKWDLAGEQGKSNDKGNDQGMEKEISRKRLG, from the coding sequence ATGGTTTCCATCGGTATGCCCTACGAAAATTACAAAGACTATGAACAGGATACTTACCATCTCAAAGGTGTTGAATCTAACGATATTCTACTCATGGGATCGCTTTATAAGGAGCTCGAGCTATCAAAAATGGACGATAAAGTGTTCCGTCGACTCGCCCTGGGCGAATCTATGGACGGAACCCCTCTCGTCCAGACCGCAGTGAAAAATACCCATGAGAAAAATGGACGCGAGATTTTCAATGCCGCTCATAGGCCCGGTACAGACTTTACTTTCTCTCCTCATAAATCAGTCTCGCTCGCCGCCCTGCTCTCCCCGGATCCCGCCGTCCGACAGGCCGTACGCGAAGCACATGATAAAGCCGTCGCCTCCGTCGCTAAGTATATCGAGAAAAACCTTATCCAGGTCCGTGACGTCCGAACCTATATCGATGTAAATGGGAACCCCCAGAAGGTCACTAAACGGATCAATACCGGGAATATGATCGCCGCCGCCATCACTCACTATATCTCCCGCGATAACGATCCCCAGCTCCATACTCACCTCGTCATTTTCAATCTTACAAAAGTACCCGAGACTACAAAATTCGGCTTCAATTTCAAAGCGATCGCGAATGAGAAACTTTTCAAGAATAGAACCCTGCTCAATAATCTCTACGATAACGAACTCTCTCATCAATTACAAAAACATGGCTTCGAGACCGGACGAATTAAAAATAGATATGCCTCCCTAAAAGTCGATGAGAAAGCGATCGAATACTACTCAAAACGACGCCACGCAATAGAAATAAAAGCCGAACAGATTAAAAAAGATTATCCGAATGCCTCTTATGGCCAACGCCTCATGAAAGCCGCTCTTATGACACGCCGAGAAAAAGGCGAGGACGGCCTCGACCTGCCCGGCATGATCACTAAATGGCAAGCCGATATCGAAAAAAACGGTTTTATCATAGATCCCGCCCGCCAGGCCGAACCGGCGAAATTACAGTATACCCCCCGCCAGTATATAAAATATGCTATCAAAAACATCTTCGAACATGAGTCTACCTTCACGCAGCAGGACGTACTCAATCAGGCTTCCCGCCTTTCTGCCGGCCAGGCTTCACTGTCCAGCCTTATTTCCGCTTGGGAGAAAATGGTTGAAAAGAATACGCAGGTCCGCGAAGAAAAACTCACGAAAGATAATATCCTGCTCGGCGAGCTTCTGGGAGAAAAGGTCTATACCACGAAAGAAGTATTCCAGGAAGAGAAAAAGATTATCCGGATTGCGAAGGAACTACATAAGTCAGCCATGCCCGTCGTCTCTAAACTCTATATCGATCAGGAACTCGAAAGGAAGGCCGAGCTCGCAAAACTCTCTAATCAGTCAGGACTTACGAAAGGTCAGAAAAACGCAGTCCGGAAGATCCTCGACGGATCACGTATCACCCTCGTCCAGGGCGACGCCGGTACCGGTAAAACGACAATGGTTAAAACCGTCGCAGATATCCTCTCCAAACACTCGAGGAAGGGAATCATCGGGCTCTCGTATACCGGAAAAGCTGCTTATGAACTCTACCGGAATGGAGGAATCGATTCTATGACTATCGATAGCTTCCATCGGAAACCGGATATCAAACTCGATAATAAAATAGTGATCGTAGATGAGTCGTCCATGCTCTCCTCAAAAGCGTTCCTCAAGGTCCTCGACAGGATTACCCCTACTACAAAGATCGTCCTGATCGGGGACTATAAACAGCTTCAATCGATCGGGCCCGGGAATACATTCGACAATCTCAGGAAAACAGTAGGCTCCGCGATCATGAATGAGATCATCCGGCAGAAGCCGAACCCCTCTTACCTCGAGGTGGCCGCGAGAATGTCCCGGCTGGATAGTGAAAAGGCGTTTGCGAAAATGAAGGATATGGGAGCGCTTGTCGAAACTACGAATGATAACTATATCGGGAAGATCGTCAAGGATTATATGGCCGACCGGAACGCCGTTATTGTAACCCCTGCGAATACGGATAAACAGGATATCAATATTGCTATCCGGGAGAAACTCGCCGCAAAAGGGATACTCCGGAATGAACATGAGTATGAGCTCCTTCATCAAAAACTGATCACGAAAACGGAGCAATTAATGTATGGTTATTATCAGGAAGGCGATGTCATCAGGTTCAATACCTCTATTCCCGGCCAGAAGGCCGGTGACGTCGAAACGATTAAAGACGCCCAGATCGATAAACTCGTTACCGTTGACAAGCATGGGCATGAGCATTCCCGACGGTATACGGATATTGCGAATAATGTAAATGTATTCGAGCGCCAGATCATCAAACTCGCTACCGGGGACTCCGTGATCTCGACAATGAACTCGCATAAGATGGGTGTCAAAAACGGCGAGCAGTGGACCGTAAAAAAGATTGAAGGCGATGTTATCACATTAAAGCATGAGGATAAGATCGTCAAGGTAAACGCGAAGGAATATCAGTTCCTCGATTACGGTTATTGTGTGACAAACTATAAATCTCAGGGACTTACCGCGGATCGCGTTGTCGCTTATTTCGATAGTGCGAAGGATCAGCTGAACTCATTCAATTCCATCTATGTGGCCATTACTCGAGGACGCCAGGACCTCAAGGTCTATTCCAATGACTTCGGAACCCTGCTCGAACAGGCAAAGGACGTCCGCCTGAAGGAAAGCGTCCGCGATGTTGATAAGAAAATATGGGAAGAAAAGAATAAATGGGATCTTGCCGGGGAACAAGGAAAGAGCAATGATAAAGGGAATGATCAGGGGATGGAAAAGGAAATATCCAGAAAAAGATTAGGTTAA
- a CDS encoding DUF1738 domain-containing protein has translation MPLAYDKISEKLVNLMEENKSVPWRKAWNSSNSPMNYRTKRSYHGGNYVFLWLLSEMKGYQYSYWMTFKQAQEAGGYVKKGAKGYPVYFVNNLLREKTEKMKDENGEEREVSVLNGNDRFYVKGYTVFNIEDIDGIEMPVQKENPVILSADEIIKKYSEMPILKTDDPAFNPKEDILFMPDMKEFHNSEEYYAAFFHEMIHSTAIEKRLNRKMDGKNGTEKYSAEELVAEIGSAMLSAYCGIETHFENSAAYLNNWIQFIKDDPQIFPKACIKAQEAVEYILEKSGLSMTAESEEKPEELAS, from the coding sequence ATGCCGTTAGCTTATGACAAGATCAGCGAAAAGCTGGTAAATCTCATGGAAGAAAACAAATCGGTTCCGTGGCGTAAAGCATGGAATTCGAGCAATTCCCCGATGAATTACCGGACAAAAAGAAGTTATCACGGCGGAAATTATGTTTTCTTGTGGTTACTTTCCGAGATGAAAGGCTACCAATATTCGTATTGGATGACCTTCAAACAGGCTCAGGAAGCGGGCGGGTATGTCAAGAAGGGAGCGAAGGGTTACCCTGTTTATTTTGTCAACAACCTTCTCCGCGAAAAGACCGAGAAAATGAAAGATGAAAACGGAGAGGAAAGAGAAGTCTCAGTATTGAACGGGAACGACCGCTTTTATGTGAAGGGTTACACGGTATTTAATATCGAAGATATCGACGGGATAGAAATGCCCGTACAAAAAGAAAACCCGGTCATTCTTTCAGCGGATGAAATTATTAAGAAGTATTCCGAAATGCCTATTCTTAAAACCGATGACCCGGCTTTTAACCCGAAAGAGGATATTCTTTTTATGCCCGACATGAAGGAATTCCATAATTCTGAAGAATATTATGCGGCCTTTTTCCATGAGATGATACACTCAACCGCCATCGAAAAACGGTTAAACCGTAAGATGGACGGCAAGAACGGAACGGAAAAGTATTCAGCCGAGGAACTTGTCGCGGAAATCGGTTCGGCTATGTTAAGCGCTTATTGCGGGATAGAAACCCATTTCGAGAACTCCGCGGCGTATCTCAATAATTGGATACAGTTTATTAAAGACGACCCGCAGATATTCCCGAAAGCCTGTATCAAGGCTCAGGAAGCGGTCGAGTATATCCTTGAAAAGTCCGGTCTTTCAATGACCGCAGAGAGTGAAGAAAAACCCGAAGAACTCGCCTCTTGA